Proteins from one bacterium genomic window:
- a CDS encoding type I restriction endonuclease, with protein MTNFIINEKHLSQLPAVELLVAMGYTFISPSEALRQRQDKYSQVLLEGILGEQLKRINRISYKNNHYRFSEENIQSAIQKLKGVKYDGLLKTNENIYDLLTLGTALDQSFDGDSRSFTLNYVDWDHPERNAFHAAVEYSVERNRSMETARPDIVLFVNGIPFAVIECKSPKADIAQAVSQSIRNQGDDYIPRLFVFAQLVMGVNKNTHRYATVGSKEKFWAVWKETGMASGSQNHERLQAYVNEALPEDVRRKIEDALEIKQPTPRENRRITDQDIALFSLCRPERLLELTWKFTVFDNGEKKIARYQQYFVVKSTLDRVKMIDNEGRRQGGIIWHTQGSGKSLTMIMLARNLALDPDVRDPRMVLVTDRDDLDKQLG; from the coding sequence ATGACTAATTTCATCATCAACGAAAAACATCTCTCCCAACTGCCGGCAGTGGAACTGTTGGTTGCCATGGGCTACACCTTTATCTCCCCGTCGGAGGCTTTGCGCCAGCGGCAGGATAAATATTCCCAGGTACTGCTGGAGGGCATCCTCGGCGAGCAATTGAAACGGATCAACCGTATCAGTTATAAAAACAATCACTACCGTTTCAGCGAAGAGAACATTCAATCCGCCATTCAGAAGCTCAAGGGCGTAAAATATGACGGCCTTTTAAAGACAAATGAGAACATCTACGATCTGCTGACCCTGGGAACAGCCCTGGACCAGAGTTTTGACGGAGACAGCCGGAGCTTTACCCTGAACTATGTCGACTGGGATCATCCGGAACGGAATGCCTTTCACGCGGCGGTGGAATACAGTGTGGAGCGCAACCGCAGCATGGAAACGGCGCGCCCGGATATCGTGCTGTTCGTGAACGGTATCCCTTTTGCGGTCATTGAGTGCAAATCTCCCAAAGCGGATATCGCGCAGGCCGTATCCCAGTCCATCCGCAACCAGGGCGACGATTATATTCCCCGCCTGTTCGTCTTTGCCCAGCTGGTGATGGGGGTCAATAAGAACACCCACCGTTATGCCACCGTCGGTTCAAAGGAAAAATTCTGGGCCGTATGGAAAGAAACCGGCATGGCGTCGGGCAGCCAAAACCACGAACGTCTGCAAGCATACGTCAATGAAGCGCTGCCCGAAGACGTCCGGCGCAAGATCGAAGACGCTCTGGAGATAAAACAGCCGACACCCCGGGAAAATCGCAGGATCACGGATCAGGATATCGCCTTGTTCTCCCTTTGCCGTCCCGAACGCTTGCTGGAACTGACATGGAAATTCACGGTGTTTGATAACGGCGAAAAGAAGATCGCCCGCTATCAGCAATATTTTGTGGTAAAATCCACCCTGGATCGCGTAAAAATGATCGACAATGAGGGACGCCGACAGGGCGGTATCATCTGGCACACCCAGGGTTCCGGAAAATCCCTCACCATGATCATGCTGGCCCGCAACCTTGCCCTGGATCCGGACGTGCGGGATCCCCGGATGGTCCTGGTCACGGACCGTGACGATCTTGACAAGCAGTTGGGG
- a CDS encoding DUF3800 domain-containing protein, with amino-acid sequence MYPWLNAYIDESGTNVLEFDKQGTSYLYICVAILIEQKNVSIAEEKMKSLSEKLNNGSEIKSNKVGTNHTRRKLFLETIQDIPFTYFALIVNKNNIYKDSGLKYKKTYYKYISRLLYNKIVSDNYNINIIADEMGSEEYINSVQKYFNDRKFPDLFTQVSYKMKNSKDEPLIQLADLVAGSLTYCFDENKDLSYASKFWELLKNKEIGIQCWPLNIIPKSDTIPEYEEDYNKYYKKCALNKAIKFIETYEDSGIEEEVMQSRVVSYLIFTQEFIQTNKAITADTLIMRLKAEGFKIERQTFSSSIIGKIRDSGIIISGSHNGYYIALTLDEIKGYLDHNKTVIEPMLWRLKKADETVKSYLQNKYDIFADPSYQQLNELLNCYKTNSIKQYIEKTND; translated from the coding sequence ATGTACCCATGGTTAAATGCTTACATTGATGAATCAGGCACAAATGTTTTAGAATTCGACAAACAAGGTACTTCATATTTATATATTTGTGTCGCGATTTTAATAGAGCAAAAAAATGTATCTATTGCTGAAGAAAAAATGAAATCACTTTCTGAAAAACTCAACAATGGAAGCGAAATAAAAAGTAATAAAGTCGGTACAAACCATACTCGTCGCAAGCTATTTTTAGAAACAATTCAAGACATCCCGTTTACATATTTTGCCCTGATCGTTAATAAAAATAATATTTATAAAGATTCAGGCTTAAAATACAAAAAAACATATTACAAATATATCAGTAGATTACTTTACAATAAAATTGTTTCAGACAATTACAATATAAATATCATTGCTGATGAAATGGGTTCTGAAGAATATATCAATAGTGTCCAAAAATATTTTAATGATAGAAAATTCCCAGATTTGTTCACTCAAGTATCATATAAAATGAAAAATAGCAAAGATGAACCTCTGATTCAATTAGCAGATTTAGTGGCAGGTTCATTAACATATTGCTTTGATGAAAATAAAGATTTGAGTTATGCGAGTAAATTCTGGGAATTATTAAAAAACAAAGAAATCGGAATTCAATGCTGGCCATTAAATATTATTCCCAAATCTGACACCATCCCTGAATATGAAGAAGATTATAATAAATACTACAAAAAATGTGCTTTAAATAAAGCCATTAAATTTATTGAAACATATGAAGATTCCGGTATAGAAGAAGAAGTTATGCAATCAAGGGTTGTAAGTTATTTAATATTTACTCAAGAATTCATACAAACCAACAAAGCGATTACAGCTGATACTCTAATTATGCGACTAAAGGCTGAAGGATTTAAAATTGAGCGACAAACATTTTCTTCATCAATTATTGGCAAAATACGTGACTCTGGTATCATTATATCGGGAAGTCATAATGGTTATTATATTGCATTAACCCTTGATGAAATTAAAGGTTATCTTGATCATAACAAAACAGTTATTGAGCCTATGCTTTGGCGTCTAAAAAAAGCTGATGAAACCGTAAAGAGTTATTTGCAAAATAAGTATGATATATTTGCAGATCCGTCATATCAGCAATTAAACGAACTCTTAAATTGTTATAAAACAAATTCAATAAAACAATATATAGAAAAAACTAATGACTAA